A window of Megachile rotundata isolate GNS110a chromosome 11, iyMegRotu1, whole genome shotgun sequence genomic DNA:
TTTAATGTATTGGTGGCACATCACCCTAAACGCTGTGTCCCTAGTGAATCTTGTCATGGTAAGTATACTAAGgctcaaatattaaaacttaaatttttattatattattaatctactTCAGGCCGTGGGAATCGCTGTCGAGTTCTGTAGTCACTTAGTACATTCCTTCTCGGTGTCGGTGAAACCTACCAGAGTCGAAAGGGTTGCCGATGCATTGACAAATATGGGAAGCTCTATTTTCAGTGGTATCACTCTTACGAAGTTCGGTGGAATCGTCGTACTCGGATTTGCTAAGAGTCAAATCTTTAAGGTTCGTTTTTATGATTAAGTCATTGATACTACTACCATACTGCTTATTAtggattataaattttttattgaacgTTTGCAGGTGTTCTACTTCAGAATGTATTTGGGTATCGTATTATTCGGAGCTGCTCACGGTTTAATATTTTTGCCCGTATTACTCAGTTATATTGGTAAGATACTTGTCCTGTGATTTTGAAACTTAATTTGCATTCAGATCATATTGTTTCATCAACATTCATCACACCAGTGTCGCTTGAGCAAACATTGCTCGATACAGTTTTCATATCCCTGTCTTGTGACGTACAATACAAGAACAGTGCAATATACAAAATAACTACTCGCTTTACGTATAATTTTGTCTCTTTTCGTATCGATGTTCATAAATTTAACTTGTAGTAATTTGCTCTTGAAAGGAGTTAAATAAGGTAAAGTTACAATAACGCATTAAGCGAGCTTCTTCGTTGCTTCTGGTGGTTCTAGGCACACCAATGAACAGAGAAAAGCTGGCGAATCACAAGAGAGCTATGCAAGGAAATCTGGACAACGTGCAGGAGACTTCCTTGAATCATCGTGTAAGCAAACTCAATTCTCCTCCCACACCCACCACAAGCACACCTACCTTCAGACCGCTCGAATACGAAAGATAGGTACGCAGGTAcacttacattttttacactgttTCTTGTCCCGTGACAACGCCTCTACTCTCTCGGCTTCTCGATACTCGACACCCAGCTTACGACGAATTGCTTTCAATTGGTTGATGAAGAAAAAACCTTTAAACGAAACAAGTACTTCAAATCGtaaatataaatgttctttATGTTGCACTTGCAAACGCAGGTACAgttacttataaattataagtaTTCTGAGCTCTGTATCCTGTCGGTCTATCTTTCCACAAGTGAAATTTATATGTACAGAAAACCTGTGTACGCTGATGAGTGTGGGATAGAATATGTGCTTTCATAAACACacgctttttatttaaaaatttatcctTATTTTCTGTCATCCTTTTGTTATTGGTGTATTAGTTgcttttgtgtttttttttgtttctataTGTGCTCTTGTGGTTAGCTAGTATAATCAAGCACTGTTATAAAATGCTACGTTGTGTAAACGCGTATGGTGAATATTTCTATTCTCTCTTCGATTATATTACCGCACCGCTAGAGTTAAAAAAGGGGATATGGAAAGGATGGACTACCACTGGTGAACAGCACTCAtatctttctcctttttttaacattatttttatttttcctcgAGCACGTACTATAATTTATACTGTAAGTtgtgtatatatttttgaaattcattatGTAGTAGTTATAGTAAAAGCGTAAATTGaatggaattttttattattacaggCGTGATGTCGCGCCGAGGGCGTGGAAGAGCCCGTCAATGTGCCAGCGGGGCTGAACACGAATTTAGGGGTCAGGTACTGGGGCCTGACACACCTTTGCTCGAAAATGACAACAATCAATTCCCAACCACTTCCTACGCCAGTATGAACTCCATAGATCCATCAGATCATCGAGTAATTGTTTAGCATTAATCATCCGAATTAATTCATGCAATTTTGTATTTAGAGAGACTGAAGATGATCTGCTTAATATGATACTTAACTATTTTTACTATGATTATTCTTTTCAAAAGAACGAATAGGTTGAATGCTGGTCTAAAGAATTATACAAATCTGAACTATGAAGTTCATACGTGGTATTTTTCTTTGTAATTAGGAAGCAAAAATCTTCAaacatgattattattattcacgTCATAAGGTTGCATTACATTTAAGATATTTAATTgtgaaagaatattttttaatttaacattacTCTATTGCTGGAGCTTTATTATGTATTTGCAGTAAGGTGGTGCGAGTAATCGTACAGCATATAATTTAGTCTTAACGTCACTTAGTTCTCTGATACCTTTTTCAGTGAAAAATGCGTAAACGTGCTTCGTGCTTTCACGCTCATGCATTTTTTTATCGCTGGAAAAGTTTCCGATATAAATGTCACATAATTAACAGAAAGGGTTTCTTGGCGGTACAATACGGTTACGATTTCTATTTATATGGTCAGAAAAATtgatttgttttaaaattttttgtacaACGAGAACGTGAAATTTTACTCAACAAGAATATTAACCGTCCTTAGTCGAGATAAGACATTAAATAAGAACAAATTTGTATTTATGTTGTACAAGATGTATATACACGTATAATTTTCAACGTAAGAATGTTTTCAGTCGATAATCCATGGCATTAGTATCGGAATACGTGTTTCTACCTTGCATTTTATTTGTATCAATGGCGTAATATTCCAGAATCTGGTTAGTTACAGTATAAGTACAATGTTAGCAATCTTCGAAAGTAGCGTCATCATTTTTgtaaacaatttttgttttatttgttttatgttAACTGGTATATGTGCAACTTAGTTTTACTAAATACCAGAGTATtatctttttaaaaatttccgTTTTGATATTGTCTGCTTATAAACCAGGAAAAAGATAGAGTCGTTAGCCTAATTGAATAATGTGGACGTGTGAACGCTTAATTTCCTGCCGCATGCTTAGTCGCGATAAAATATCTTGCAAGCGACATtgtatttaattgtatttaattacGTTTAATTTGACCAGTAttctttttctgttttgtacGAAGTTAAACGGAGAACAGCAATCGTACGAATCCTTCGTATCAAAACTTCTCTGTAGACACGAGTGTTTCATGTCGCGAATTCAAATTCAtacgttttataaaattatttgtatacgaaaaaagaatttttatactgACAAAAAGAGTACGTAATGCAAAGAACCTCGCtagtaaaaataattctgaaacAGTACATTTGCAGTTGTTGTTGTGACATTACGCTGCGCGTACAGGTGAAAACGGAACTCGCATGTATTAATCGATGTTTGTAAATCTTGTCAAATATCTCGTTACACGATATCACGAGTTTAGTATTTGAGAGACTACAAGTGTGTTCTATATGTGTAAATGGCAGAAAGAAGTACATTGTGaacgttaaataaaaataagaggtGATTAAATTTGGCGATTAGTATGTACAATTATGCCCGAGTTTAATCGTGTTCAACAGATTACATATCACTGCAGCAATTTCAGTATTAAATTCGTATAATGAACAGAATACTACCAAAGAGATGTCTGAGTAACGTGAGAACGCGTTAACACTTAATACAAATAAACTTTTTTCTGTTTATACAATACAAATGTCTCGTGTATCTTTCAACGTCGTTATTTATGATCTGAGGGTAACAAAAGTGTGAGGGTTGTAGTGGCACAACATGCCAAGCATACACGTACACGTACTGATTCAAACAAAAAATGATAACCATTACGATAAAATATAGGATTTATTGCATCATGTCCTTACGTAATTAAATAACAGTTATATTAAATACAGTATAGTTGTCTTTTGTACGTGTACGCGGATCACAGTGATCTCCGAACAATTAACCCATAACGTGCAGGGGGCCGAAGAGGTGCACTGCCGCACAATTTTCGTCCGGATTTCCAAGGAATTCAGCGTATAATTCTTGATAACGAGATAGAGTCAGTCCTCCGCGCCTCCTGTCGTCGTCCTAGAAATAAGCGATTAAATGAAAATGCAAAGCTGTAAATTGTCAGTTGTTGAAATGCTAGTTTGATCTATAAACATTTTCAGTTGCTAATACGTTCTTTCGCCAACTATTGGACGTGCGATATAACCAAGCTTGGCACGTTGTCAAACTATTGTTCTTTACGTCGAGCTTAGAGTAGTTTTATTGCATTCGAGATTTTTTCTATCACTAATATTAAGAGCACACAATTAGAAACGCATttgagtaattttatatttttaagaaaaatttgcTAGGTCAAGTTCTATATATAAAGCTTGCATCGCAAATCCGATTACACGGCCTTTAAATTATTCGAGACGCGAGCTTACATTGAGAAGATTCTGGTAGGCTTCGTCTAAAATGTTTACGTTGTCCACTGGAATCCTTGTTACGCAGTTATAACGAAATTCGTCGGCAGCGATTACACCATCGTCTGAAAGATTCAACGATGCATTACTTTGTTATGAGACATGAGTACGAGTGTTTCGTACCGTTTAAATCTACTATTTTGAAATGACTATCGATAAACATTTTCATCGCTTGTGGGAAATCTTGGTACTCTCGTCCGACGCAACTTTTCTGCACTGCTTCTTTAAATTCCTCGATAGTTACAATACCATCCTACATAAAAAACATAATGAGTGATAACGAACGTATATAAATGTATTTGGTTGATTTTACCTTGTTGAAGTCCGCGAGCTCTGCAATTTCTTCCCATAAAGAAAGCATGATATGAAGATTTTCCTGATATCGACCGTAACTGAACTCTCCTTTACCCTCGATCAGAGTCATCTTTAGCGCCATACATTCGAAATCGTGCTTCTCCAGTATACCATTATTATCCGTGTCTAGATCGGTAAACACCGTTGTTAGTTCGATTTCGTATTTACAAAACATAAAAGCCAATGCGTGTAAGTCAGCCAATTAATCGATCGGTCGGTGCCAATTTGTGTCTAAAGAAATTTTTGTCATTGTACGTCTGGACAGGCTCCAAATATTTCACTTTCTGGCAGAGATGTCGAAATTGTCGTTAAGTCCAAGATTCGAACACCAGTTCGATTTAATAGAAAACATATTTCGCATCGATATCGTGCAATTTTATCGATGCCAAGAATCGATTCGATTATCGAATCATCGATTCCGTCGGTGCGGCGATATCGATTtctgtcaaatttcaaatccatcGGTCTCGTATTTTCGGAGACTTTCGTTGGAATCGTAGGTTATCGAATAACCTTAATTTTGCCACGAGGTAAGTTATAAATGTTATTGTTCGTGCAAAAGGCCGGGTAGAATGTTCCGTAAAACAAATTAGAGCCAAGCTTAAATTTGGCATCGGCCAATTGCAGACGTTACGACGACAGCGTGGTATACTTTGAAGTCAACCTAAATCCTAAACAAGTGACACCCTCGAAGCCAAAAGAACGAACCTTATTTTGTCCCTTGTAGCTATTTTTTAACGACTCTAACACGTGCATATTCTGATAAAGAAACAAACTCTCTTCTCGATGCTGCattttccataaatttccaCGGGAGTACATGCACAGGTAATAACATGGATTCTCAAAAGAAAACAAAGTCACACGTGTACTTGCCATGTACTAACCGTAAAGAAACCGTACAATGAAATCGACTCGATTGTTCCAGCTGTACGCCATCCTCCGAGGTATTTTTCTGTCAACCCCCTGtttctgttataattttttCTACCGCGTTACTTTTCTTTCAGCGACTATCCGATGAACAGGCTTCGCTATCGAAGACGATCAGAGCGGAACGTTTACGCGTCTCGTTATTGAAAATGTTGACGAGAAGGGATAACCGCAAAACcgcgagaaagagaaaaagaaagtgGCTCGAGAGGATGGTGGTTTTACACTGAACTCGAATCGAGTCTCCTCGAGTCGCATCTAAGTTTAGAGTACCCCCCCTAAGAGAAGGACACGGTGCACACGGGGAAGGGGTCTGCCTCAGGTGGTGTGCCGGTGTCACCATGACACAGTCACCGAACTCGCTTGAAAGCACCGAAAGTAATTCGCTTTCGCCGGCTTTCATCGCCCAACTGCAAATGACATATGCGTGCATACGTCACGGTAGGAATGCTGTTTATCCAGGAGGGTGAACGTTATGTAGGAATTAAGATGTCTACATTATGACAACTGTAATTAAGAGGACTTGTTGCAAGCGTATAATTAGCAAAGTAAGGAATTAGGAGGCGGAAGGAGACGCAGGACCTTTCTAA
This region includes:
- the Scp1 gene encoding sarcoplasmic calcium-binding protein 1, yielding MAYSWNNRVDFIVRFLYDTDNNGILEKHDFECMALKMTLIEGKGEFSYGRYQENLHIMLSLWEEIAELADFNKDGIVTIEEFKEAVQKSCVGREYQDFPQAMKMFIDSHFKIVDLNDDGVIAADEFRYNCVTRIPVDNVNILDEAYQNLLNDDDRRRGGLTLSRYQELYAEFLGNPDENCAAVHLFGPLHVMG